The proteins below are encoded in one region of Triticum aestivum cultivar Chinese Spring chromosome 1B, IWGSC CS RefSeq v2.1, whole genome shotgun sequence:
- the LOC123143329 gene encoding histone H2B.2-like, with product MAPKADKKPAAENKVEKAAEKTPAGKKPKAEKRLPAGKTASKEAGGEAKTRGRKKGSKAKKGVETYKIYIFKVLKQVHPDIGISSKAMSIMNSFINDIFEKLAGESAKLARYNKKPTITSREIQTSVRLVLPGELAKHAVSEGTKVVTKFTSS from the coding sequence ATGGCCCCCAAGGCAGACAAGAAGCCCGCGGCCGAGAACAAGGTCGAGAAGGCGGCGGAGAAGACCCCCGCGGGCAAGAAGCCCAAGGCCGAGAAGCGGCTGCCGGCGGGCAAGACGGCGTCcaaggaggccggcggcgaggcgaaGACCCGGGGCAGGAAGAAGGGCAGCAAGGCCAAGAAGGGCGTGGAGACGTACAAGATCTACATCTtcaaggtgctgaagcaggtgcacCCCGACATCGGCATCTCCTCCAAGGCCATGTCcatcatgaactccttcatcaacgaCATCTTCGAGAAGCTCGCCGGGGAGTCGGCCAAGCTCGCGAGGTACAACAAGAAGCCCACCATCACCTCCCGGGAGATCCAGACCTCCGTCCGCCTCGTCCTCCCCGGGGAGCTCGCCAAGCACGCCGTCTCCGAGGGCACCAAGGTCGTCACCAAGTTCACATCCTCCTAG